From a single Apium graveolens cultivar Ventura chromosome 2, ASM990537v1, whole genome shotgun sequence genomic region:
- the LOC141706236 gene encoding protein NRT1/ PTR FAMILY 5.5-like, protein MKSFVRFSVILAADLFREIIMWVMQTYLTNAWKLSVTHAAGIINVWNGVACFLYIPLAFFADSIIGNFYTLLFSCIIDTIGLVFLTMSTPLFNMGQCNKYEPECIGPTQKTLFYISLALIALGMGRRVSLRPFFQEQEEKQQEEVTNSDTKIAFFSCSLGQQLGCLVVVVATIIGGSVLQFIKSWSIKFGLTALFSLVALLVFLSGLFWHPYIRKGPQGSPLTTIIRVFVAAIYKMSKRIPEDHNNAKNLYMSDDSVQLTGSLRFLDKAAIILPIPEEEQQKKHKWHLCSVREVEDAKTCLEMAPLWIPFILCGLVFSLGNTYFIEQADNMSQKLGRLKVSVIIFRIIFKLFSSGAGFVSGRIYSIVKGWLPVKYKKKFPFFGIAFALITSILCCNTAALVENRRLKLIRSIPELLEDDPPKNIKIPMTMFLLVPQYIFLGVFSGISTTCFTELFNSRYPPCMYKYLEYLLIGIPGIGTAGDYS, encoded by the exons ATGAAATCTTTTGTGCGCTTTTCAG TAATATTAGCGGCGGACTTATTTAGAGAGATTATAATGTGGGTGATGCAGACGTACTTAACAAATGCTTGGAAGCTAAGTGTTACACATGCAGCTGGTATTATCAATGTCTGGAATGGAGTCGCATGTTTCTTATATATACCTTTGGCATTCTTTGCCGACTCCATCATTGGAAATTTCTATACGCTCCTGTTTTCCTGTATCATAGATACCATT GGGCTGGTGTTTCTTACCATGTCAACACCACTGTTCAACATGGGGCAATGTAACAAGTATGAGCCAGAATGCATTGGTCCAACGCAGAAAACACTATTTTACATTTCCTTAGCTTTGATAGCGTTGGGAATGGGCCGTCGCGTATCCCTCCGCCCATTCTTCCAAGAGCAAGAAGAAAAACAGCAAGAAGAAGTCACAAACAGTGACACAAAAATTGCATTTTTTAGCTGTAGCTTAGGCCAACAATTAGGTTGCCTAGTTGTGGTGGTTGCTACCATCATAGGAGGTTCTGTCTTGCAATTCATAAAATCTTGGTCAATAAAGTTTGGCCTTACAGCACTATTTAGCCTGGTGGCTCTACTCGTCTTCTTGAGTGGCTTGTTTTGGCATCCCTACATACGCAAAGGACCTCAGGGGAGCCCCTTAACAACAATTATCAGAGTCTTTGTGGCCGCTATATACAAAATGTCTAAAAGAATTCCTGAGGATCACAACAATGCAAAAAATCTTTATATGTCAGATGATTCTGTTCAGCTCACTGGTTCCCTCAG GTTCTTGGACAAGGCAGCAATAATTTTACCAATTCCGGAGGAAGAACAACAGAAGAAGCACAAGTGGCATCTTTGTAGCGTGAGAGAAGTAGAGGATGCCAAAACCTGCCTTGAAATGGCTCCATTGTGGATACCTTTCATACTATGCGGATTAGTATTCTCCCTTGGAAATACATACTTTATTGAACAAGCAGATAACATGAGTCAAAAACTTGGACGCCTTAAAGTTAGTGTTATCATCTTCCGAATCATCTTCAAACTCTTTTCTAGTGGCGCGGGTTTCGTCTCTGGTCGGATTTACAGCATTGTCAAAGGTTGGTTACCTGTAAAGTATAAAAAGAAATTCCCGTTCTTTGGAATTGCTTTCGCTCTAATTACTTCCATTTTGTGCTGCAATACTGCTGCCTTGGTAGAAAATCGAAGACTAAAACTGATAAGAAGCATCCCCGAACTATTAGAAGATGACCCACCAAAGAATATTAAAATTCCAATGACAATGTTTTTGTTGGTTCCACAATATATATTTCTTGGAGTATTTAGTGGTATTTCAACAACTTGTTTCACAGAATTATTTAACTCTAGATACCCTCCTTGTATGTACAAGTACTTGGAATATCTCCTGATAGGAATTCCGGGTATAGGAACTGCTGGTGACTATAGTTGA
- the LOC141708298 gene encoding protein NRT1/ PTR FAMILY 5.5-like isoform X1 — MRLHLYKLFAPPTIGKMKSFQRIAGWVNFLEAIIMWVMQTYLTNVWNLSVSHAAGIINVWNGLTFFLPIPFAFFADSFLGNFYMLMFSCFVDTIGLGFLTLSTPNFLGPCKENEPQCIGRKQKTLFYIALALIAAALASRTVSQVQYSKEQKGETINSNREGETTNSNKEEGICDCGLGQKLTCCVMVVIVIISSLVLPFIESWTVKFGIPAIWSLLALLIFLNGQFWHPSPREGPQGSPLTTFFRVFVAAMSKMSEKLPEDHNIENNLYQSDDHAEVTHSLRCLNKAAIILPTPSEEQQKNDNWHLCSVREVEDTKVCIKMTPLCITLVLCGLVLSLGNTYFLEQANHLNQTLRHLKVNVLIFFFFSFSASFISSFIYSFAKRWSAKKNKKYFPLFGIAFALVSSILCCISAAKVESRRLESVSKKSSMSMFTLVPQYLLLGVFSGISSTCYEELFKTRYPSSMSKYTQYFTLGLTGIGIAGSYLLVYVVGKVSERGGTSPNWFRHSLNESRLDKYYWTLAVISSLNLLLYIIVARILPQPKPKQPKTILQKVKMLVFTCAQRVCKCVCKCMCKCVCCCCS, encoded by the exons ATGAGACTGCACTTATACAAGTTGTTTGCCCCGCCCACAATTGGAAAAATGAAATCCTTCCAGCGGATTGCAg GATGGGTGAACTTTCTAGAAGCAATTATAATGTGGGTGATGCAGACATACTTGACGAATGTTTGGAACCTAAGTGTGTCGCATGCTGCTGGCATTATCAATGTCTGGAATGGACTCACATTTTTCTTACCGATACCCTTTGCATTCTTTGCTGATTCTTTCCTCGGAAACTTTTATATGCTCATGTTCTCCTGTTTCGTCGATACCATT GGGCTAGGATTCCTGACACTGTCAACACCTAATTTTCTTGGGCCATGTAAAGAAAATGAGCCTCAATGTATTGGTCGAAAGCAGAAAACACTATTTTACATTGCTTTAGCTTTGATAGCAGCAGCATTGGCGAGTCGTACTGTATCCCAAGTCCAATATTCAAAAGAACAGAAAGGGGAAACCATTAACAGTAATAGAGAAGGGGAAACCACAAACAGTAATAAAGAAGAAGGAATTTGTGACTGCGGCTTAGGCCAAAAACTAACCTGCTGTGTTATGGTAGTAATTGTAATTATAAGCAGTTTAGTCCTGCCATTCATTGAATCTTGGACAGTCAAGTTTGGGATTCCAGCAATATGGAGCCTTCTGGCGCTACTCATCTTCTTGAATGGCCAGTTTTGGCATCCCTCCCCACGTGAAGGACCTCAGGGGAGCCCATTGACAACATTTTTCAGAGTCTTCGTGGCTGCTATGTCCAAAATGTCTGAGAAACTTCCTGAGGATCACAACATTGAAAACAATCTTTATCAGTCAGATGATCATGCCGAGGTCACTCATTCCCTTAG GTGTTTGAACAAGGCTGCAATAATCTTACCAACTCCCTCCGAAGAACAACAGAAAAATGACAACTGGCATCTTTGTAGTGTGAGAGAAGTAGAGGACACTAAAGTCTGTATTAAAATGACCCCATTGTGTATCACCTTAGTACTTTGCGGATTAGTACTCTCCCTGGGGAACACTTACTTTCTTGAACAAGCAAATCACTTAAATCAAACGCTACGCCACCTCAAAGTTAACGTTctcatctttttcttcttctcTTTCAGCGCAAGTTTCATCTCTAGTTTCATCTACAGCTTTGCCAAAAGATGGTCagccaaaaagaacaaaaaaTATTTCCCCTTATTTGGAATAGCTTTCGCCCTAGTCTCTTCCATTTTGTGCTGCATTAGTGCTGCTAAAGTCGAAAGTCGGAGATTAGAATCAGTAAGTAAAAAATCTTCAATGTCAATGTTTACGTTGGTTCCACAATACCTACTTCTCGGGGTGTTTAGTGGGATTTCTTCTACTTGTTACGAAGAACTATTCAAGACAAGATATCCTTCTTCTATGAGTAAGTACACACAGTATTTCACATTAGGATTGACAGGTATAGGAATTGCAGGTAGTTATTTGCTGGTGTATGTTGTGGGAAAGGTGAGTGAGAGAGGAGGAACAAGCCCAAATTGGTTCAGGCATTCGTTAAACGAAAGCCGTTTGGATAAATATTATTGGACATTGGCAGTTATCAGCTCACTCAATCTACTTCTTTACATTATTGTTGCCCGGATCTTACCTCAACCAAAACCCAAACAACCCAAAACAATTTTACAGAAGGTGAAAATGTTAGTTTTTACTTGTGCTCAGCGTGTGTGCAAATGTGTGTGCAAATGTATGTGCAAATGTGTGTGCTGTTGCTGTTCCTAG
- the LOC141708298 gene encoding protein NRT1/ PTR FAMILY 5.5-like isoform X2 — MRLHLYKLFAPPTIGKMKSFQRIAGWVNFLEAIIMWVMQTYLTNVWNLSVSHAAGIINVWNGLTFFLPIPFAFFADSFLGNFYMLMFSCFVDTIGLGFLTLSTPNFLGPCKENEPQCIGRKQKTLFYIALALIAAALASRTVSQVQYSKEQKGETINSNREGETTNSNKEEGICDCGLGQKLTCCVMVVIVIISSLVLPFIESWTVKFGIPAIWSLLALLIFLNGQFWHPSPREGPQGSPLTTFFRVFVAAMSKMSEKLPEDHNIENNLYQSDDHAEVTHSLRCLNKAAIILPTPSEEQQKNDNWHLCSVREVEDTKVCIKMTPLCITLVLCGLVLSLGNTYFLEQANHLNQTLRHLKVNVLIFFFFSFSASFISSFIYSFAKRWSAKKNKKYFPLFGIAFALVSSILCCISAAKVESRRLESVVICWCMLWER; from the exons ATGAGACTGCACTTATACAAGTTGTTTGCCCCGCCCACAATTGGAAAAATGAAATCCTTCCAGCGGATTGCAg GATGGGTGAACTTTCTAGAAGCAATTATAATGTGGGTGATGCAGACATACTTGACGAATGTTTGGAACCTAAGTGTGTCGCATGCTGCTGGCATTATCAATGTCTGGAATGGACTCACATTTTTCTTACCGATACCCTTTGCATTCTTTGCTGATTCTTTCCTCGGAAACTTTTATATGCTCATGTTCTCCTGTTTCGTCGATACCATT GGGCTAGGATTCCTGACACTGTCAACACCTAATTTTCTTGGGCCATGTAAAGAAAATGAGCCTCAATGTATTGGTCGAAAGCAGAAAACACTATTTTACATTGCTTTAGCTTTGATAGCAGCAGCATTGGCGAGTCGTACTGTATCCCAAGTCCAATATTCAAAAGAACAGAAAGGGGAAACCATTAACAGTAATAGAGAAGGGGAAACCACAAACAGTAATAAAGAAGAAGGAATTTGTGACTGCGGCTTAGGCCAAAAACTAACCTGCTGTGTTATGGTAGTAATTGTAATTATAAGCAGTTTAGTCCTGCCATTCATTGAATCTTGGACAGTCAAGTTTGGGATTCCAGCAATATGGAGCCTTCTGGCGCTACTCATCTTCTTGAATGGCCAGTTTTGGCATCCCTCCCCACGTGAAGGACCTCAGGGGAGCCCATTGACAACATTTTTCAGAGTCTTCGTGGCTGCTATGTCCAAAATGTCTGAGAAACTTCCTGAGGATCACAACATTGAAAACAATCTTTATCAGTCAGATGATCATGCCGAGGTCACTCATTCCCTTAG GTGTTTGAACAAGGCTGCAATAATCTTACCAACTCCCTCCGAAGAACAACAGAAAAATGACAACTGGCATCTTTGTAGTGTGAGAGAAGTAGAGGACACTAAAGTCTGTATTAAAATGACCCCATTGTGTATCACCTTAGTACTTTGCGGATTAGTACTCTCCCTGGGGAACACTTACTTTCTTGAACAAGCAAATCACTTAAATCAAACGCTACGCCACCTCAAAGTTAACGTTctcatctttttcttcttctcTTTCAGCGCAAGTTTCATCTCTAGTTTCATCTACAGCTTTGCCAAAAGATGGTCagccaaaaagaacaaaaaaTATTTCCCCTTATTTGGAATAGCTTTCGCCCTAGTCTCTTCCATTTTGTGCTGCATTAGTGCTGCTAAAGTCGAAAGTCGGAGATTAGAATCA GTAGTTATTTGCTGGTGTATGTTGTGGGAAAGGTGA